GCTTGAGTGAGCTGTTCAGTTAAGACAgtggtggggaggaaggaggtggGATTGTCTTTTGCCAAAGGgtttcaaggccaggctggatggggctctgagtaacctggtctactggaagatgtccctgcctgctgcaagagattggaacaagatgatctttgaggtcccttccaacccaaaccattctatgattgtGTGATTACTACAGgaattttttcagatttccttttccattctgTTTTGGCTAGTTTTGGACTGTTCTCTCTACAGCTGCATCCTGTCTGTTAGTAATGACAGAGGATTAATAGAGAGGACAAATCAAAACCatgtttgttcattttctgtcaAATTCTCATACACTTAGAGTGTATTCATGGAGCACCACAGAGAAGCTGGCCTTAAGGTCCCCTGCTTATATTTCTAAACTAAAAGCATAACTTTGGAAATCTATTCATTACCTCAAATCTTggtataatttatttatttactgcaaGTCACACCATCAAGTGCCAGAAGCTGGCAGAAAgactctttttcatttcaaaaatctAATGGTTCACATAAAACCTATTGTCCACCTCTGGTCATCCTGGCCTCTATACCACGGGCACATCTGCTGGACAAGCTTCCAAAGGAACCTACAAActcatttctttcagtttgaatggcaggattttttcttccataaacCTGTGCCAGTACAAGCACATAAGAGTTCTTGAAACCTTCTCCAACACAACAATCTGCCTTTCAGCATCTTGCAGGTGCACTGTTAGGTATGAAACAGTCAAATTATGTTGAGCTTTTCTGGATACAGTATCTGGAATTTTACCTCGTATTCCATAGATACCTAGGTATCTCAAATCTACTTATTGAGCGCAggaatttttcagaatttttttcagcagtttttcagaAATTGAGGCAAAACCTGCATTTAAAATGGTATGTCCCTGAAAATCACCAAGTTTTAATGTGCAGTTGCTCAGTTGGCAGTTTGTTCCAGTGGTCAGCCAGACTCACAGCTGTGTCTTACATATTTGAATCCATCCATGGTTCTTGTTAAACCTTCCTTCACTAACTTCAGGAGCtttttagtgcttttttttccctctataCAGGCACTCATGCAATATGGCCAAGTCACCACCTAGTGTTCTTCTTTTGCTAAGTTTGAGCTACTTACATATTTGACCTTGCAactattttaagcattttttccccacaccTTTGCCAGCTCTTTTTACGGCACCTTTTCCCGTGTTTCAACATCCTATCAAGAGTGTGGGTTTCAAAAATGATGATCCCAatgctctgcagtgctgaggaGTGGCAAAGTGGCACAGTCACACAATataattaacttttaaaaggaCTCGGAGACTTATAAGGAGCTATGCTCGATGCAATAAATTAGGACCAGGTAAGTCGTGCTGGAGTAGTTCTGCACTGAATTTAGACGCCTTCCTCACTTCAATGTGACCACCTCACGGGATGGGATACACCACACTGGGGACCTGATGTGCTCCCACTGGAGGAATCTCTGTTCTTCTGTGCCACTTCCTCAGGCCTCTCCAAGAGCCACACACGTGTGagcaggctgggggtgctgcGTGGCAGTGTCGCACGGTGGATGACCCCTAGGGCGATGGAAGTGACGAGAGCAGGACAATCACCTCCTTAGACTGGCTGGTGATGCTTTGCTTGATGCCAGCCACgccctggggtgcatcaggcacagcccCGACAGCTCgtccagggaggggattctccctctctgctctgcgcTGGTGTGGCCGCACCTCGAATCCTTGTGTGCAGTTTTGagtgccacaatataaaaagacatccaaaggagggccacgaGGATGGTAAAGGGTCTGGAAGGgaagtcttatgaggagcagctgagggcacttagTTTGTCCAGCTTGGAGGAGACAGAGGGGACACCTCATTGTGGTTttcaacatcctcatgaggGGCAAcagaggggcagacactgatccctctggcaaccagtgacaggagcCGAGGGAATGGCATGGagttgtgtcaggagaggtttaggttgggtatcaggaaaagttCTCCACctagagggtggctgggcactgaaacaggctccGCAGGGCAGTGCTGACAGCACCAACCCTGAGCTGAAGAAGCGTTCTCAGGTACAttgtgtgattcttggggtgtgcTGCGCACAGGAGCTAGTCTCGGTGATCCCGGCGGGTGCCTCCCACCTGGGGATATCCTATGACTTGTGAATCCCCGTCTCCTCCCCCCGTCCGCTCAGGCCCCGCAGCTCCTCGGAGACGCTGGGGGGGAGCCGCGGTAGGAGCGGCGCGAggcgcccgccccgcgcaggCCGCGCCCGCTGGGCCATAGAGCGCCGCCGCCGCAGAGCGCCCGGGCGGGCCGAGCGGCGCTGGCGCCCCCCGCGGCCGGGCGGTGCCAGGCCGTGCTGGGCCAGGCCGTGCGGAGCGGGAGGCGGGCCCAGCCCTGCGGGAAGGCGGTGCCCGCCACAGCCCAGCGCCGCCGGGGCTGCGCGGCCTCGGGACCGCCTCAccggagccgggccgggccgggccgccggCAGGGCGGGTGAGCGAGGCCGCGGCCGTGGCGGGGCGGAGAGGCGGTGGACGGGCCGCCGGGGAGGCGGGGAATATCGGTGCGGGCGGGCCCGCGCAGGGAGCGGCGGCGCAGGCGGGCGGTTCATGCGCGCTCCCCGGCCCGCTGCTGCCGTGGCCGCCCGGTGCCGGGGGGTCCCTGCGGCGGCTCctctgcccctggggctgggacGGGCACCGCATTTCGCCGAGCACCCGGCCTGTGGTGTGActcctgcctggggagctggggctgggccgggcgcTGCCGGAGGCGGTGTGGGTTTGGGCACAGGGCACTGGAATCCGTTGACCAGTGGGTCTCTCGCTCTTTTTGCTTTCCAGATCCTCTGGGATAGTGCAAacgccccttgtgacacaggaACCTCTCCAGATGGCCCAGGAGGCTTTAGCATCTTGGTGTGTCTTATGAGGCACATTATCTCGTATCTCCCTGCCACCAGTAAGTATTGCCCAGCAGCGTGTGCGGTTCTGAGCACAGCGAACATCCAATGTTCATTTTCCTGGAAGTGGTGGCTGCTTAACAGGACTGAGGTTGATTATAGAGGAGAGGCTGGGTAGATGGTGGAGAAGTTGCATTAGAAGTATCTTGAGTGCTCTCCTGTGAGGCAGGATTCAGTGTACTTAAACTTATCCCTGACAAACATTTCCTTAATTGGCTCTTACAGATTATGAAATTAATGGAgtgcctttccctcctctccaagGTAACCTGCTTCCATGCTTAGCTATCACTTATAGTCAGAATTTTTCCTTAGTAGCTGACCTAAATCTTTGTTGAAACTAAGCTGATTATTATCATGCACTGTCCAGAGTATACCAGGAGAACAGTGGATGGATGTTCTGTCATTGGGCTGGTGGATGTTCTCAAGTTTCGACTCACAGTCTTCTCCAGACAGAGAACCCACTTCCCGTGTTTCTCTGATCCCTGAGCTTTGTTAAGCATTTCCATTATCCTTGAGCTCAGAAGTAGGTGCAGTGGAGATACTGTTAGCAATGAGGAAGTGGAGTAATTATGTCCCTTGTGTATGGCATCCCTCTTAAAACATTCCAGAACTAACTATTCTTACTTGGCAACATTCTTACATTACTGAAATACTCAGTTTGTGATCCACTGTAAGCCAGATCTTTTTTTTGCTATACCTCTACCTAGGGAATTATTCCTGGAGAGGTATCCaagttggtgggttttttctttactaagtatattattttgcatttgtattAGGTTGAGAAGAAGGTACCTTGGCCATAAAAAACATAACTTTCTATACAATTTGAATCTTTGAAATCCACTCATGCAATCCTCTTCCTGCAAGTTTAGGGTGGTccacaaataattaaaatactgaGTGGTGCCAGGCCCTGCACATTGTGATAAACTCTTCCAGTTTGACAGATTTTACTTTCTAAGAAcctttcttcttgttcttcatGTTTCCTACTAAAACTGCAACTCATTCTGTGCCATGGCTTTGCATCTGAGCCTAATTGTATGAAGATCTTAAATTAGGAAACCATCAATTCCTTTGAACTGGCTTTTGTGCACAGAGTAGGGATTGCTCACACCTCAAAAACTAGAAATATGTGTAAAATCCTGGAGTTTTCCATAGTGTTGATGCCTTGTGTAtgtcttcttttaaattcttttcttgttcatttcctcagaaaaaatctgctttcatgCTAACTTTcttcaaaactgaattttctttcttagagAGCATTCTGGGATAACCATCCAAATGCCTCATTCTCACACACTTAATACAGGATCAGATTTGTAGATAATACATTAATGCTTGGTTATACTTGTAAGGCATTACTTCATCTGACCACAAATGGTCCAGGAAGTTGAgagtgagcagcagcagtatTTTGAGAATTGTTGATATTGAGGTAATTAGAAAATATTCTGAGAACAGCAGCTTACTGATTAGAATAAAAGGACTGGTCTTGtgatgaaaatgcagaaatttgaTGGTAAGTCTATAGAAATAGcaaagtttttttctcttaaaattgcATTTCGTGGTGGAAACATCATAAACAAAATTATTGGGCTGGGAATTAAGCATAGGTGAACATTACGTGTATATTGACTTCACTGGAAGGGGAAGTCCAGCACTGGCAGGGTCATAAGCTAAATAATCATCCAGGTATTGTCCTCTATCCTctgcaataatttattttttccttctcattctttTCTGTGTAGATGTTTCACTTTAAAAGtcatggagctgggaaaggcaaaGCTCCTGCGAACTGGCCTCAATGCCTTGCACCAGGCCGTTCACCCGGTGCTCGGGCTGGCCTGGACGGACGGGAAGCAGGTGATCCTGACTGCGCTGCAGCTGCAGAACGGAGAGCCCAAATTCGGTGACTCGAGCGTGGTGGGTCAGTTTGAACACGTGCACGGGCTGTACTGGGGCCCGTGTCCTGCCGAGGCCCCGGCCCTGCTGGCGGTGCAGCACAAAAAGCACGTCACCATTTGGCAGCTCTGCTTCAACGGTGCCGACAGAAACAAGCTCCTGGTTTCCCAGATCTGCGACATCAGCGAGCCGTACCCTGTGCTCCCCCAGGGCTGCGTGTGGCATCCCAGCAAGGAGGTCTTGGCTGTGCTGACCACCCGGGATGCCTCCGTCTTGCCCTCTGTCCACCTGAACAACTCCAGAATTAACGCGGACATCAAGGGCAGTGGGCTCATCCACTGCGCCTGTTGGACCAAGGAAGGAGATCGCTTGGTCGTTGGGGTGGGCAGTGCCCTCCATTCTTACATTTGGGATGATGCTCAGAAAACACTGAGCGCTTGCTCTTTTTGCCCAATCTTTGATGTGGGAGGCTACATCTGTGCCGTGGAAGCTACACAGAATTTACAAGTCGCTGTTGCCACCGAGCTCCCTCTGGACAAGATCTGTGGCTTAAATGCTGGTGTTGCCTTCGAAGTTCCATCAAGCGTTGAAACCGAGTCCTTCCCCTCACAGTCCAGCTTGTGTGGGGAGGAAGAGTATTCCTTGGATGGAGGGAAGAAGTCACTGGACTCTGAGAAGCCCTTGTCTGTGGTTACATCTCCCGTGGATCTAACTCACATACTTTCCAGCAAACAGGGTGTTGATTCCAGCCCTCTCCTTCACCTGAGGCCCAAGGACTACCTGACGGGAAGTGGCCAAGATTCCTCACACCTCATCTTGGTGACTTTTGAAAGAAAGGTTACCTCTACCAAAAAAGTGAGCATCCCAGGCATTCTGGTTCCTGATATAATGGCTTTTGACTCCAAAACTCAAACTGTCTCTGTTGCCTCCAATACTTGTAATGTTATTTTAGTCTATTCACTGACTTCATCCAATTTACCCAATATTCAACAAATTCAGCTAGAGAAAAGCGAGAAGCCAAAAGGTTTGTGCTTCTTGACCAAGAAATTGTTACTGATACTGGTTGGAAGACAAAAATTCTCTGACCCggcttttcttccctcttcaagATCAGACAAATACATGATCCGATTGATGATTAAGGAGCTAATATTTGAAATGGGTTCTTCAATGCCTGTGTCAGCTGATGGCAGCTCCAGTTTGAACCTTTCCAGTGTTCCTCATGATCCCTCTAGAGAGGTCCACCCTCTCAGCCGTGGGCTCCTGATACCAGATCGCTCTGCCCTCCAGTCTCCTACGAGCCGAAGGAAACTCATTGAAGAAATCAAGAGTCCTGTTTATGAACAAAACCTGGTGTTGAACATCAGCAACCTCaaagacaaaaagatttccATGAATTTTCCTCCAGCTGTCGAGACTCTGGATGCTGAGCCAGTTAATCGGAGTGTGGCACTATCTAACGCTTCTAACAAGCCAACGTCCCCAAAAAGGCAGCCTGAGGCAGCTTCCAAAATACCCAATTCTTACAAGAGTAACCTGTTCAGTGAAAAGGAGGCTAGTTACTTTttgaaaaatgtggaaaaattgTCTGGTAACTTCACAGAATTGCAGCACCATCTCTGTGAATTAACTGAGCTGCTAAAATCTGGGAAGATAAATCTTCCAGTGTACCCATCTTCTCAGGAACCCTCTTTTATTAACATCACGTGCCAGGTAATTTTATTATTGGGCACCTTAATGGCGAAACCTGTTTATGTATGTTCTTTGTAATGCTCAAGTAACAGTCAGTAGGATTTCCATCCTGTTCCTGCAGGTGGAACTATGGTTATAAATCCCATAACTCTGCAGGCTTCCAGTGTTTTTAAAGCAGTGGGATACCCAAGAATGtgcagctccctgtccccacctcaCACTGGGCCAagcccctcagctctgcacagaggctgctgggacTCCAGAGGACCCACATGTGGCAGCTCAGTTGCAGAATTAAAGCCCTTTATGGAGTTCTAGGAAGGGAGTGCTTTTCCTAGGCAACTTCTAAATCTTGTTGTATAGAAGTTTAGACAAATGAAGATTTCCATGTGTGGGAATTGGTATCAATCTCCTGCTGTCCTGTgaggaaaactaaaataatgAAGACTGTAACAAAAGCAAATTGCTTTGtctttgaaacagaaatgttgCTAATTAGCATTGAGAGCAccatccaaggaggaaagacacCCTTAGGGACACAATAGATAATTCCATTTACATAGcttaaaaatggatttaaagTGAAATTTCATGTGAAAACCACTTTCTTTGGCTGAAAGATCTGCTCTTGCAAATCTCATGCTAGAAAGGGTAAATTACCTGATTATCAAAAGCTGGCACAGATCTACGAGGTGGCTTCCAGAATTCAGATTAATAAACCTTAGTCAATATTCAAAGTAATTTaaactcattttcctttcaattaGCTCTTACTTTTAAACtttattattgaaaaaaattaccaacttTTGTAGCATTGAACTCTTAAGTTCTAGGTCATATTCCCTACTCTCTTCACTGTTTCCCATTGTAAACATTTAATAATTGTAATAACAGATCTAGAAAATGCTTTGTTCTGCCCTACTGGGCATATTCTTCAAAGACTGTTTTTGGATTTAAGGCTTGGGGCAGTGATGGTCAGGGGTGGGACAAACAAGCCCTTCTGAGCTTGTTCCTCACCCCAGCATCCATGAGCAGGAGTTCTCACCTCTGAAGTTGGATCAGGGATGGgtggggggacatgggggtggAAAACCTGCAGCTTTACAAACTCCCTGGGGAAATGTCCCTCACAGATGGAAGGATGAGGATGAGCATTGTGGTGTGGATGAAGCTCGtggtttctgcagcagcagtgcgtgattttctctcctgttctgACATGCTGGATGAGCACTGTTCCTTGCTGCTGTCACTCACCCATCAGCACTTTGAGAGCTGAGACTTTAAAGGATAAATCTTGCAAATGGGTCTGAATGTATGTAGCATTTGACTTTCTGTAAATGATGCCACTGAAGACACATCTGTGATCCTGTTTTGGTTAATGCCATTTTAACTATACATCAAGTAGCTAATGACTGTTCCTTGCATTTGCAGAAGCAGCTTTCCAAAAGTGATGCAGATGAAAGTCGGGCTGTTCTTCTCTGTGGTGGTAAACTCCGCCTAAATATCGTCCAGCAGCTATTCAACCTCTCCCTTGTAGAAATGCAGCACGGTATGTTGGGATCATCCAAGAGTACAAACACTTCAAACACATtgccacagaagctgtggctgccccgtccTTGAAAGTgtcccaaggccaggctggatggagtttggagcaccctggtctagtgggaggtgtccctgcccatggcagggggatggaattggatgagctttaaggtcccttcctacccaaaccattctgtgattcttcgTGACATTCTTAGGGAGCAACAGCAGTATGCATATTCCATCCAGGGAAAAACCCAAGGAATAAATAATGAAAGATTAgtaaaattttgcctttttttttttttttttataatgtaaaAATTCTTCTCTGAATCTTCTTTTACTGAGAAGAATCtttacattataaaaaaaaaaaagaagagcagaacTACATATTGATGCCCCCTTATCAAGTAACTAGTTATACAGGAAAGTTACTTTCAGACAGTGTTTTACTTCTTGTCATCTGTTCTAAAGAGAGAAGTCTGAGTAACAAGGAGGGTGGGATTGACTGGTGGTTTTGGGAGAACAGCGTTCTATATTTGAACCTGTAGCTCCAGTATCTAGTCTGCTTTAGGAAATCCTGTagcacagaagcagctctgtACACTTCAGCAGAGCATTTCACATCAggtttttctgtgaagaaaactgCCTCTCTTACTGCTGTATCTCCTCTGCTGTTACCAGTTCATGCCATGCCCATcccatgtgtctgtgtgtgtgtcagttCTGAGTGTCACACTCTGGGCAAAGGTAGAAAACACACTTTGGGATATGATCCCTCACTAGTACAGGTATTCCCTGTGCTGTATTCCATCTAGTTGCCCCCTGTATCTGCTCTCTGCCTGCTTGCAGATCACTGAGCAACCATCCCAAAGCCTATGGCTGCTGTTCTTGCCATCGTCCAAGCTTTAGTTCTCCTAATGAATTGTTGGTGGAATGTTTGTTTGAACTATACAGATGAAAAGTAGGAATAGTATTTTCAAATCCTGAGTTGTATTGATTTTTGACTCAAGTCTGGTCCAAATTAAGCCAAAAGATTAGAGGGTTGTGTGCTTTTAAGCTACAATCTTTCTGTGACCTCACTTGTGATGTAAAGTTACATAATGTAAATTTACAAACAGCTGGAAATGCTTCTCTGAATTCCCTTACCCACCACGAGCTCTATTTTCTTGCTTCATCAGCTTAATggataaaaatagaaaaattttctggtttatcTGTATTGGTAGAAGTCAGGGTTTCAGATTCAGATTGTAAAACAAATGCTCATGATGAAGTCAAATAGCAAATGGACCAGAGATGTTGGATTTGTacagtattttaaagtatttcttccTTGTACTTCTTGGAATTAAGTATAGTGAAATTATGTAATAAAAGCAGTTTCTAAGTTGTCTTTATTACATTAATTTGTCATTTAATTTACTAAATCTCTGCTTTTTATAGTATCTACACAGCTTTAGCACTGTGAAATAGCTTATCAATACCTAATTAAAACCAAGTGTGGATGCTTATGAATTCTGTTCAGACTTTCATTCCTCCTCATTTGAAGCATGCATTTATTGTTGTCTCATTTCCTAGTGGCAAAATCCATCATAGTTACCAAGTGTCCTTTATTTTTGAGATTGTACAACCTGTATCTTTTCTGTACAACCgctatactttttttttttgtagaaagcTGTAAATATACAGAAGCATTTAATTCtagaagaaatttattttttaccttAAACATACCCTAATTACACAAAAATTAATCAACAGCCATGTGCCTGTCTTCACAGGTTCCTCTTGGATCGTCCTCACAGCGGACAGCGAGGGCTTCATCCCGTTAATGTTTACATCCACACAGGAGATCCTCATCAGAGATGCCAGTGCAAAAGGCTACAGTGCCTGCTCCTCCAAAACTTTGGACATCATCAGTTCCACACAGGGGTGTAGATCCACTTCTTCTGAAAGCCTGGACATCACCAGTTCTCTGGAAGTCTTCAGGGACTGCTCCTCCAAGAccttggacagcagcagccctTCAGAGCAGCCCAGCAATTAAAATGTAGTTTTTGACAGTGGTTTTGCAATGCCTGTCTGATGATGGGAGGCTTTTATGTTTACTGTATGGGACTGCAAATTATCAACAGTCTCAAATCTCTGTacaatttctgtaattttttttgttgcattgtaaattatttatttgatcTTGGAaacattaacttttttttatacTGAGCAGTGTTTTTTAACTATGCCTCTTGTAGTACAGATGAGATTGAAAATGTGCATTCTTACAAGTTTCTGAGCTGAAGTTTCCATCTTGGTCTTTAATACATTGGTGTTTTTAGGTAATAGTAAACTTGGATAATAAAGAAATCCTTCAAAATGCTGCATTGTCCCGTTTCCTCTCTTCTGCTAAAGCCTGAAATATTACACTGGTGTTATTTAGGAGCAGTGCCTGCAGAAGTGTACCTGGGTTTGCACTGGTGTAAGCACCAGTGTAGGGTCATGGAGTTTGGTATAAAGTAGGATTATGTGGAACTTCCATATTGTGTGGAAGTGAGgtccttttcccctcctgtaCCTGCCCATAACACctctctgcttccatctctgtgGATTTGGGGAAGTGGTTGTCACGTGTCTCATCCTTTGTGATGGGAACATCCAGTTAAAGTCTGACAGAAGAAAATGGTCTATGGGCTTTTGtagtgagagagagaaaatgcagaGGGGAAATTTAGAAAAAGTTTATGTAAGCACAAGTTTATGTAACATGGATTGCAGCACTGAAGAAAAGACTAATCCAAGATTGCTCCCCATAAAATCACAGCATGATAACATTAAGCAGTTTATCAGGCTTTCACAGTGGCACTTACTGTGTGAAAAGGCATCAAGCAACTAGATTATAGAATCGGTGCTGCTGTCTCAGGACTAAGATAAtctcttattttttcattgcCTATTTGGAAATTTAGCCACTGTCAAAAGAAATCTGTCCacaaaaatactgtattaaaCATGCAACGCTAGCAAAAGCTGCAGAGTGCACTCAGTGTTGGGTGGTGAAACTGCAAGTTACAGCTTTTGACAAACAGGGGAGGAGGGAACGAGGTGAAATAATTTGGCAGTTGTGGGCTCAATCCTTTACATAACAATCATCACTTCTCAGTAATTGTCATTGTTTAATTAGAAGGTGGACCATGATTACACCTGTCCTTACCAGAAAGTCACTGAATCCAGAGCCTCAGCATTGGCTGTGGGTTCAAAGCAGGCTGGATGCTGGGGATGGTCCATGTTTCTTCACAGCTGCCTGATAGTCCTTTTTCATACTTGTTCCTGGTTCCAACATCTCACTAACCCATGGGAGGAGATGGTTAGGGTTGAGCACTCTTGGCTCTGCAGACCACCTTGACCTTGAATTTCTCATGCCTCAAATGCTGCTTCTGTAATTTTGTTACGCAGCCAAACAGTGTATAAAAACTAGCTGCTTATTTTGGAATTGTTACTATTTGTATTAGATTGACAAAAGACAGTGTCTCCCACCAGAAGTGTGCTCATCTCAGGTTGCACCAAACAGATCTGAGGAGTTCTTCCAGCTCCCCAGGTGACCACCAAGGACTTAGCTATGCACAGGACATTGCTGTGTGGGGTAACTGGAGCAGACACAGCAAGTGCAAGACACCTGCTAAAAGCTCTTAATAGTTTGGTCAACAGATTACACTGGTTCTTCATGGTGTGCTCTCTGCATGTGGACAAatactgcatttaaaatataacCCTAGGAATACTGGAAGAATGAAATCCTTATGTTAAGAGACTTGcttatttcatggaatcacagtGTTCCgatttggccaaatttagaaatatatcctctgagagaaggcaggtcacaaccatccctcccccaccaggttcgggaaaaaataaattttcctcgaaggaaagagataaaaactatttatttaataaacacacaggaaaaagataATGATGctgaataataaaacctcttgatctgctgagagaaacctgggaaaatttcagagtccttccatagatcTCTCTCACCCCCTCCTTGGACCAAAGAGCGAGTTTATTTTGGAAACACAAGGGAAGCCTTCGTGGGCTGCAGCCAGTTTGAACAGAAACTTCTCAGCCAATGTGAACCTGTTACATCATCACAGTGACAAGCCCTAGGCAGGCAAAAACATCCTCTAGGTAAAACAGATGAAATTCCATGATGATTCCGCGTATATCAGCAAAAACAGCCTGGCAGGGGATGGGTGCTGGGCCTCCAGAGTGGAGCTTTATCAGTGAAGCTGAGCAAATGACCATCAGTTCCATGAGACCTGAGCAATCCTGCCTCACCATCTACAGCAGGGCACAGCAAAAGTGAGGACATACAGCTGAAGGGTGTAGCTGAAATTCATAGTCTCATCTAAGATCATTTGGGGTAAGAAATAGATCAGGAAATAAGGTTTAGTTCTGCTCCCACACTTTCAGAGCAAACACGCATGTTTCCCTAtcagccagcagtgctgctgctctccagctggggTTAGAGGCTGCTGCTGTCTAACATCTCTAAGTGGTACTGAGGACCCAACCCCTCTGAAAAGTGCCACAGCTTAAAAGTGCCCTCTCTTTGTTCAGCTCTGTCGTGCCCGTTTGTGTCTTCAGAGACTGCAAATTCTCAGGTGCAACATGGCAAAAAGTTTCCTTCTCTGCCTCGGGGACAGACAGATGCTGCCGCTTCATCTTTTGAGTGAAGCTTCTCAGTGAGTCAGCATCTGGTTTGTGCAGCAGGTTTGGTGCTTTGTGAAGTGAAAGCCACCTGATTTCATACTTTAAGCCTACAGCATACACACATTCTTGTAACCCTAATACTCAGCACTCTTGCTGAACATCTGAACTGTGGAATTGCAGAGAGTAAAGGTAAAAAAAACACACAGTGAAATTGCACGAAAACAAAATTCCCTCCTGCACCCACCAGTTGTATGAATCCAACTGACCTTCCTATCAATCAGTCTAGAAGTTTTCTTAAGGAAAAGGCTATTATAACATTTTGAGACTGTTTTTACGTAACTATGATATGAAATTTATCTGAGGTATATGATTGACCACTAAACAGCTGTAGTCTCTTGTACGGGACTTTGAGCTAACTTGCCCTCTCTTCCTCATCTTAGAGCTGGACAACAGATACCAGGTCTGAAAGGACATGAGTTTCCCTGGTGGAAACTCCTCCTCTCAAGAAGCTTgatttaattctgtgttttctgtctgcagcccagaaaggcaagcagagaagaaagtgaACAAG
The DNA window shown above is from Corvus hawaiiensis isolate bCorHaw1 chromosome 3, bCorHaw1.pri.cur, whole genome shotgun sequence and carries:
- the LOC125323822 gene encoding WD repeat and coiled-coil-containing protein, producing the protein MELGKAKLLRTGLNALHQAVHPVLGLAWTDGKQVILTALQLQNGEPKFGDSSVVGQFEHVHGLYWGPCPAEAPALLAVQHKKHVTIWQLCFNGADRNKLLVSQICDISEPYPVLPQGCVWHPSKEVLAVLTTRDASVLPSVHLNNSRINADIKGSGLIHCACWTKEGDRLVVGVGSALHSYIWDDAQKTLSACSFCPIFDVGGYICAVEATQNLQVAVATELPLDKICGLNAGVAFEVPSSVETESFPSQSSLCGEEEYSLDGGKKSLDSEKPLSVVTSPVDLTHILSSKQGVDSSPLLHLRPKDYLTGSGQDSSHLILVTFERKVTSTKKVSIPGILVPDIMAFDSKTQTVSVASNTCNVILVYSLTSSNLPNIQQIQLEKSEKPKGLCFLTKKLLLILVGRQKFSDPAFLPSSRSDKYMIRLMIKELIFEMGSSMPVSADGSSSLNLSSVPHDPSREVHPLSRGLLIPDRSALQSPTSRRKLIEEIKSPVYEQNLVLNISNLKDKKISMNFPPAVETLDAEPVNRSVALSNASNKPTSPKRQPEAASKIPNSYKSNLFSEKEASYFLKNVEKLSGNFTELQHHLCELTELLKSGKINLPVYPSSQEPSFINITCQKQLSKSDADESRAVLLCGGKLRLNIVQQLFNLSLVEMQHGSSWIVLTADSEGFIPLMFTSTQEILIRDASAKGYSACSSKTLDIISSTQGCRSTSSESLDITSSLEVFRDCSSKTLDSSSPSEQPSN